AACTCTTTGAATTCACTGTAAAGCTGTGCTGCCAAAGTTTTATTGTGAGCAATGATTAGCGTGGGTTTTTGGACATTCTGTATAATATTTGCCATCGTAAAAGTTTTTCCAGAGCCAGTTACACCAAGAAGTGTTTGGAACTTATTTCCCTCTTTGATGGCTTTTGAGAGTTTCTCTATAGCTTCTGGCTGGTCCCCTGTCGGTTTATACTCGGACACAATTTGAAAATCTGGCATATTCTACCCACCTTCTATTTAATAATTATTCTTAATAACTCACTCATTATAGCATATGTTACAGCATTTGAAAACATATGTTTGCAAAAAATAACTTATATAAGATTTGACTAAAAGGTAAAAACGAGACATAATAAAACTAAAAAATGAGGTGATGAAATGACTTGGATAGATCTACTGACTGATAAAGCCTTAGAATTTGGTCCAAGGCTTCTTGGAAGTATCGTATTGCTGGTTGGTGGATTATGGCTTATTAAATTTTTAGTTAAAATCATCGACCGCTCTTTGGGAAAGAGTAAAACAGATGAGTCTCTCCATTCTTTTATAATTTCTTTATCCAGATTTGGATTAAAACTCATTCTATATGTTACTGTAGCTGCTACTTTAGGTGTTAAAGAATCTTCGCTCATTACTGCACTTGGGGCTGCTGGCTTGGCAATTGGCCTCGCACTTCAAGGAAGCCTTGCCAATTTTGCAGGAGGGGTTTTAATTTTAGCTTTCAGGCCCTTTAACGTAGGAGATTATATAGAAGCTCAAGGCTTCAGTGGAACTGTAAAAGAAATTCAGATCTTATACACGATCCTTTTAACCCCGGATAATAAAAAAATTGTCATTCCTAATGGGGAACTGTCTAATCATAGTGTTATCAATTATTCTGCCCAGGATACAAGGCGACTAGACCTTGTTTTTGGAGTGGGTTATGACAGCGATATATTAAAAGCTAAGGAAATTTTAAATACGATCGCCAAAAAACATCCATTGATTCTTAAGGATCCGGCATGGGTAATTGGTGTGTCGGAATTAGGAGAAAGGTCTGTAAACTTTGATGTGAAGTTATGGTGTAAAACTGAAAATTACTGGACCCTTTACTATGATTTTCGTGAAAAAGTAAAATTGGAATTTGACAAAGAAAAGATCACTATCCCCTATCCTCAAATGGATATTCATATTCATCAATAAAGGAGAATCTATATGCGTTGGCTGGATCAGTTAGAAAGAAAACTAGGTCGCTTTGCTATTCCTAATTTAATGACCTATATCATTGGTTTAAATGCTGTAGTATTTGTAATGACTTATCTTTCTCAGGAAAGTCTATATATGCTCATGCTCGATCCTGGACGAGTTTTAAACGGAGAAGTATGGCGGCTGATTACCTTTATATTCATACCTCCTACCACTTCTCCTTTATGGGCAGCTTTTGTATTGTATTTTTACTATATGATCGGTACTGCTCTTGAGCATGAATGGGGAAGCTTCAGATTTAATCTGTTTTATGTATTAGGAATGATTGGAACCATTTTATCCGCTTTTGTATCGAATTCCATTGTGTCCTCAACTTATATTAATTTATCCCTTTTCCTTGCTTTTGCAAGGCTTTATCCTGATTATCAAATTCTGATATTCTTTATTCTTCCTATAAAAATAAAGTATTTGGCCTGGCTTGACTGGATCATTTTTGCCTTTACCATTTTAGTTTATCCTTTACCCTATAAATTAGCGGCTATCGTTTCTTTAATCAATTACTTTGTCTTCTTTGGCAAGGATATTGTAACCAATGCCAAGACAAGCAGAGTCGTTCATCAAAACAGGCAACAGTTTAAAGCGCAACTTCCTCGGGACTTTACCATACACAAATGTACAATCTGCGGAATAACAGAAAAAGACGATCCTGACATGGAGTTTAGATACTGCTCCACTTGTGAAGGGGATTATGAATACTGTATGAATCATTTAAAAAATCATGAACACATAAGATAGTCACTCCGTCGCACTTATGAAATAAGAAAGTTTGATCCCTTGCAAGCAAGAGCAACTTTCTTATTTCATAAAAAAATAGAAATAGAACGTTTAAGACGCTCTATTTCTATTTTTTCCCTGTGAACATTTTAAAAAGCCCTACACTTTCCATATTTTCTAATCTGTATACTGCCAAAGGTTCTTGTATTAGCGGAATAATTCCTAAATCATTCACTCCTGAAGAATAGGCCTGATGTTCAATACATCTCGTTTTTCCATCTATCCCTATAATATCGATCCATATGAAAGTGAAATAATTATTAAACATGGATTTCATGTGAGCATAATTTTCTATCTCTGTACCATTAATTTTTAAGATAATGTCCCCTCGTCTAAGTCCTATCTTTTCTCCCAGTCCTTCTGGTTTTAAATCTAAAATTCTAACCCCTTTGTCCGGATAAGTATATAGAGGTTTAGAATTCCTTTCCCTGATCTGGCTTCGAACAATAAGCATCTCATGTAAAACAGGCATTAGAATAACACCCAGGCCTTGCAACCAAATCCTGTTGGGTGCAAAAACTGCAATAAGTAAGAGAAATAAACTATATGCCATAAGAGACAAGGAAGTTCTCCTGGATTTTTGCTCCGGAGTCATAGATACCGCAATATCTCCATATCCCAGAACTGCTGTAATGGGATAAATAGAATAGACGATTACACCATCCGCATGATCAACAATATTTTTCATAAGCGGCCACCAATTCGGCATGGCTATGCTCCCCTGAGGGACTGCAGCCACAACTTCCATAACGAGCAGTGCAAAAGGCAGCGGCCAATACCTCTGCATCATATAGGCAGAAGCGAACTTCCCATCTTTTTTGATAATCATCGGAATACTATCCTCCGCACCTTCCAGTAAAATTAGAAGAGACTCCATAAAGTGCAGTATCCCTACAAGAGCAATGATTCCCGGTATATCCAGATTCATATCTGGCAGTTTGACACCTAAAAACATTTGTCCCCTAAGAATAAAAGATAATATGCCCAGAAGGCCGCCAGCATAAGAAAAACATAAATACCTGAAATTAATCATTGCAAGCATGATCGCAATGGGGAGAAGAAAAACCATATAATCTGAAAGATGTATAGGAAGACCTATGGCAACCAGCAGGATGCTGGCACCTATACCGATTAAAATACCGCTCAAAACAGACTGAACCATCTTGCTGCCTATATTTTGCCGCATAAAAAGCAAAGTCGTTACTTCCATGTCTCCAATTTTCTTATACATTCTATACATTAAGTAAATAACAATCAAAAACCAAGGATGAAAAATGGCGGTTGCCACCGCCTGTAGTGTTGTATAAACCACCTGAAAAAAAGAATGCATCCCATCACCTATTCTTAGAGACTTTATAACTGCTCTTTTATGACTTCCAGTGCTTTCTTAAGCTGAATATCTTCTTTCTCATCCAAAGTTAACTTAGACTTTAAATCATCGGGCAATTCTACTACATAATCAGGTTCAATTCCTATGCCTTGGATGCATACACCACTGGGCGTGTAATATTTTGAAATCGTAATTTTGATTGCGGAACCATCACCTAAAGGATAAATCGACTGAACCAAGCCTTTTCCAAAGGTCGTTGTGCCTACCAATTTACCTTTATTATGGTCTTTTACTGCTCCTGACAATATCTCTGATGCGCTGGCACTGTTTTGGTTGACAAGGATCACTAACGGCACTTTGATTTCATTCGCATCAGATAAATACGTATCTTTTTTTCCATTTTTGTCTTCTGTGTAAACAATCATTCCTTCCGGAAGCAATTGGTCAGCGATTTTGGTTACAATAGAAAGCAGGCCTCCGGGATTATTTCTAAGATCTATGATCAGTCCTTTTTGTCCTTTGCTGGTCAAATCTTTATAAGCAGTCATAAACTGATCGTAGGTTACTTCATCAAAAGATACGATTTTGATATATCCAATGTTGCCGTCCAACATTTTATGGGAAACTGTAGGATAGTCAATATTAGCTCTGGTAATTTCTACATCAAAAGTTTTAAATTCAGACTTTCTGTAAACGGTTAATTTTACTTTGGTACCTGCCGGTCCTTTCATCATGGACACAGCCTCATTTAAATCATCTCCTGTCACTTCAAAATCATTGACTTTAATGATTTTATCACCAGGAATCAGTCCTGCCTCAGCTCCAGGAGACCCTTCAAAAGGTGAAACCACAGTAATCAATTGGTCCGTTTGATCCACCGATACAACAACGCCAATTCCAGCATAACGCCCGGTCGTCTCTGTCTGAAAATCCTCAAATTCCTCTTTACTCATGTATGTAGTGTAAGGATCTCCCACACCTGCCACAAGCCCTTTATACATTCCTTCTTCTAAAGCAACTTCATCTATCTTATCTACATAGAATCTGTTAAGATATGCAAGAATCTTATTTACCTTTTGGTTCATTCCTAAATTAGAATGTCCTGTCATTCCCATGGCAATACGAAAGCCGATGAATACGATGTTAACAAAAATAACAATCGACATCCCTACAGCTAAACCACTTAAAAATGATTTTTTATCTTTCATTCAATCGGCACTCCCTTAGTGATTATATTTTCATTGTATTATTCACTACTTATTATTATACCATAGTTAAAAGATTAAAGTCATTTTGCTAGAAAAAAATAAAGGACTAAGTCCTTTATTTTGATAAATATGGGATAGGATTTGTATGACTTCCATTGATTCTGACTTCAAAATGGCAATGGTTTCCAGTAGACTTTCCTGTACTTCCCACTTTCGAAATGACTTGTCCTCGTTGTACGAATTGGCCGACTGATGCAACTAACTGAGAATTATGACCATATAATGTAGTAATACCACTACCGTGATCAATAATGATTGTATAGCCATATCCATTAATATATCCTGCTGCGATCACTTCTCCATCGGCTGCTGCTAATACACTGGTTCCTGCAGGAGCAGGAATGTCAATACCGTTATGAAAAGCATAGCCTCCGTATACCGGGTCAGTTCTTCCTCCATAATAGGAGCTCAGTGTATAATACCCCGGAACAGGCCATTCAAATTGTCCTCCACTGTACACTCTCGTACTCTTTCTTGTAAGTTCTTTGATTTCTTTTTCCAATTGCTTGGAAATCTCTTCTTCCTCTTTAATAAGTTCCATGTAAGATGCTTCATCATCATTTAATTGAGCAATGAGTGTGGCTTTTTCTTGTCTAGCTTCCTCCAGGCTGTGTTTGACACCCAACTGATGTTTTTTAACCAGGGTAACTTCTTCTTTCTTTTCTTCTAATTCTTCCTTCTGTTCTTCTATTTTCTTTTCGTTCTCCTTCATTTCTTTAATTAAATTCTGATCATATTCCACAATCTTAGTAATCACATCTGCCCTGTTAAGAAAATCAGAAAAATCCTTGGACTGAAGAAGGACCTGCATATAGCCAACTCTTTTATTCATGTACATATATTTAAGACGTTCTTTAAAAGCCTCATATTGCGCTTCTCTTTCCGCTTCTGCTTTTTCAAGCTCATCTTGTTTTTGCTTTACTTCTGATTCTAAATCTTCCAGTTGTTCATTAATCTTTTCAAGATATGCATCCACTTGGGCCAATTCTTTATCCAGAGCCTCTATGTTCTGCATAATATTGGCCTTTTCTTCTTTGGTCTTTTTTAACTTTTCTTTTGCGTTTTTTAAATTCTTTTGAACTTCTTCCAGCTTACTTTTTTTCTCTTTCAGACTATTCGCATATACAGAGAAAATCGGACCACATCCGAGGACCATAATGAGTAGTAAAATGATCCCCCGTTTTATAACTTTATGCATACAATTCCCCCTACTAAATGAACAACTAAACTTTAAGATATCTTCTAATGGATATCGTACTTCCTATAACACCAATTCCAATACCTATTATGAGTGAAATCGGAGTCAGTACATTAAAAATCTCTCCCGGCGTTCTGAACACCAATACATTGCGAATAAATGTATTCTTTTCATAAATCAATTCTGTAATAAAATTATAGGAAAACCAAATAAGAACCAAAGGAAGCACAGAACCAATGATTCCAATAATAATGCCCTCTATGACAAAAGGCCATCGTATAAACCAATTGGTCGCTCCGATATATTTCATAATATTAATCTCATTTTTTCTGATATACACTGTGAGCCGAATGGTATTATCCATAAGCATTACGCCAATAAAGCCCAGTACAAGAATCAATACCAGGCTGATGAGCCGGATCATATTATTAAATCCTATAAGGATTTTGGTTTCTTCTTCTAAATATCTGATTTCTATTCCACTTAATTGATTTAGTTCTGCAACAACCTCTTTTTGATATCTAATATCGTCCAGTGTAATTTCAAAGGAAGGGGGTAATGGATTATCGTTTTCTAGTCCATCTAACAGCGAGCCATATTCCCCCCACTCTTCTTTTTCTTTATTCAAAGCCTCTTCCGGAGAAATGTAGACAACTTCATCAATATGGTCAATTTTTCTAATTCGCTCTTCTAAATCTCGAATTTTATCTTCCGAAACTTCTTCATCTGTACAAAAAACTGTGATTCCTGCAGTTTCTTCTAAAGTCTCCAGTATATAGTCAACATTCACAGCAATACAGTAAAATATGCCCACAATCATTAAGCAGGAAGCAATCGTTCCGATTGATGCCAGCGACATCAATCTATTCCGCCAAATGCCGCGAAAACCTTGACCCACAAAATATTTCATGGTTCTAATCTTCATCGCTGTATCCACCCTTTTGTAAATCTCGAATCAGTACGCCTTCTTTTATTTCTATGACTCTTTTCTTCATTTTGTCTACAATGTCTTTTTCATGGGTTGCAATGATGACTGTAGTCCCTCTGTCATTAATGTCTTTTAATAATTTCATAATTTCCCATGAGGTTAGTGGGTCCAGGTTCCCCGTAGGCTCGTCACATATAAGAATAGGAGGATTGTTTACAATAGCTCTTGCCAAAGCCGTTCTTTGCTGTTCTCCTCCTGATAACTGCGAAGGGTAGCATCTGGCTTTCTTAGCCAAGCCTACCATAGAAAGTACCATTGGTACATTCCTTCTTATTTCTTTTGGTGTTGCTTCGACAATTTGCATCGCAAAGGCAACATTCTCGTACACTGTTTTATTGGGAAGTAATCTGAAATCTTGAAATACAACCCCTAATTTTCTTCTTAAAAAAGGAATTTCTTTCTTTTTTAAGTGCGTGATATTTTTATCACTAATGATAATTTCTCCTTCGGTAGGTTCTATTTCTTTTAACAAAAGCTTGAGCAGAGTGGATTTTCCAGAACCGCTGCTTCCTATAATAAAAACGAACTCTCCTTTTTCGATCGATAGGGATATGTTTTTTAAAGCTGTTACATTGTTCGGGTAAATTTTTGTAATATTATGCAATTCAATCAAGTTATCCCCTCCCATAAGAGGCATAAAATCCATTTTATTTTACAATATTCTATATTAAATAGCAATATACATTACGCCTTAGGGAGTAATACTAATATGACATTTTTTCCATATAGTTCATATATTTGCTAACCATCATGGTGATTTTAAAAGTAATGGCATCTTCAAAATTTCTTAAATCTAAACCTGTCATTTTTTGTAGTTTATCAAGTCTATATACTAAAGTATTTCTATGAATGTAGAGCTGTCTTGATGTCTCTGAGACATTCAAATTATTTTCAAAGAACTTCTGAACAGTTGTTAAGATCTCTTCATCAAATTCTTCTATCGTTCTTCCATGAAGTACTTCTTTAACAAACATATGGCAAAGAGGTACCGGCAGTTGATAAATCAAGCGGCCAATGCCCAACTGATTATAACTTATTATGTGTTTTTCACTATAGAAGATTTTTCCTACTTCCAATGCCATCTTAGCTTCTTTGTAAGATCTTGATACATCCTTTAAGTCTTCAACCATAGTTCCTACCGCAACAGAAATGGTACTCATGGCTTCGCTGCTTAATGTATCATAAATCATTCTTGCAACTTTTTCTTTATCCTCCATGAGCTCTTTTTCTTTTACTTCTTTTACTAAAATAATATTTCTTTCATCTACTGCAGTAACAAAATCCTTTGATTTGGATGGGAAAATGCTTCTTACTACTTCTTTGATATTGATGTCTTTATCCGGTTGGGTTTCTATGAGATATACAACCCTTGGCACATTGTTTTCAATATGAAGTTTTTTAGCCCTGTTATAAATGTCTACCAAGAGCAGATTATCCAGGAGAAGATTTTTAATGAAATTGTCCTTGTCATATCTTTCTTTGTATGCCACCAAAAGGCTTTGAATTTGGAATGCTGCCAGCTTACCAATTCGGTATACTTCCTCATCTTCTCCTCGAACAGCAACGACATATTCCGCTGTGTTTTCATCAAAAACTTTAAAATAATGATATCCTTGAATCAGTTGACTTTCTGCCTGAGAATTCACGAAATCTTCTACGATTTCCATATGCATTCCTATTTGATTTTCTTCTGTAGATGCCACAACTTTAGCTTCAATATCTGTGATGAAAAAGTCCCGTCTTGTAATGGTTTTTAAGCCATCAATTGTACTTTGTAAAATTTGGTTTGAAATCATACCATCAACGCTCCTAAATAAATTTTTTGTTTATTTATTGCTTTTATTTTATATTATAGTAGAATTTCTTAAAAAAAAAAAGAAAATACACAAATAATGTGTATTTTCCTTTTATCTTTTTCATTAGCAATATTAATTAGTAATAGTTTGCTCTGTTTCTTTGTCGAATACATGGATTCTATTTACATCTAAAGCAATTTTAAACTTGTCACCTGGTTTTGCCTGGCATCTTGGATCTACACGAGCAGTCAAGTTTTGTCCTTGACATACCATGTATAAGAATACTTCTGCACCAAGCATTTCTGTTACTTCAATGTCACATGTAATAATGCTGTCTGGAGATACTTCAAGGAAAGCTGGTTCATCATGGAGATCTTCCGGACGAATACCCATGATTACTTCTTTGCCTTCATAACCACCTTCTATAAGTTTCTTTGCTTTTTCTTGTGGAAGTTTGATTTCTTCATCTCCGAAAGTGAGAATAATATCATCTCCACGTTTAACTACCTTAGTATCAATAAAGTTCATTTGTGGTGAACCAATGAATCCTGCAACGAATAAATTATTTGGTTTTGAATATAGGTTGCTTGGTGAATCTACCTGTTGGATAATACCGTCTTTCATTACAACGATTCTTGTACCCAATGTCATAGCTTCTGTTTGGTCATGGGTAACGTAGATGAATGTAGTTTGAAGTCTTTGATGAAGTTTAGAAATTTCTGTTCTCATCTGTACCCTTAATTTTGCGTCCAAGTTAGACAGAGGTTCGTCCATTAAGAATACCTTTGGCTCACGAACGATAGCGCGCCCCATCGCTACACGTTGTCTTTGTCCCCCGGACAATGCCTTTGGTCTTCTATCTAACAAATGGTCAATATCAAGGATCTTTGCTGCTTCACGAACACGTTTATCAATTTCATCTTTAGGCGTTTTACGAAGTTTTAATCCAAACGCCATATTGTCATATACAGTCATATGCGGATACAAAGCATAGTTTTGGAACACCATGGCAATGTCTCTATCTTTAGGAGCAACATCGTTACATAGCTTATCGCCTATCCATAATTCTCCTGAAGATATTTCTTCGAGACCAGCGATCATACGAAGTGTTGTTGATTTTCCACATCCAGATGGTCCAACAAAGATGATAAATTCTTTGTCCGCTATATCCAGATTGAAATCTTTTACTGCAACGAATCCATTAGGATACTTCTTTGTAACATTCTTCAATTTCAATTCTGCCATTACAATTGCCCCCTTAATAAATAGTTATCAAACAATCTCAGTGTATAAATACTATACTATATTTAGATAATTTGTACTATTGCTCTTTTTAACAAATCCTAAAAAATTCCTTTGTTTAAATTGTATATGTGCTTGTCTGTATGAAAAATTTTTGGTTATTATTCTACATTATTCAACATGGCCATTTTATATATTGATGATAAAAACCTTGTTTTAAATGGAAACAATTGTAATGTATTGTTAATATTCTATAAATCCCTCACCTAAAACTTCTCTCACATCTCCTACAATTACGAAAGCTTTAGGATCTTCATTCTTCACTATTTCTTTTAACTGAAAAATTTCTTTTTTAGATACAACACAAAATAGGATCTCTTTTTCTTGTTTTGTGTACATACCTCGTCCATTTAACCCCGTTATACCTCTGTCCATTTTTTTCATTATCTCATCTGCAATAACTTCTGCTTTATCGGAAATAATAAATGCTGCCTTGGAAAAATTGATACCTTCCAGCATATTATCAAGTACTTTCCCTGAAATATACACAGAAATAATGGCATACATCGCTTTTACAGGGCCAAAAATAAATACACCCATAGTGATGATCACTGCGTCCAAAGCCATCATCATACGTCCTACAGGAAGATGCTTAAAGTAGTGTTGAATAATGCTGGCAGCAAGATCTGTTCCTCCTGTTGTGGCAGAAGCTATAAATACAAATCCGATGCCTATACCAGCCAAAACACCTCCAAATAGACTGGAAAGCAAAATATCTGCAGGAATTTCCGGTAAAAATTTTGTGTAATACAGAGCAAAAGAAAGATAAAATGTAGCAAACAATGTTTTTGCGCCAAACATTTTCCCTCTTAACATAGTACCGATTAAAAACAGGGGGATATTTAATGCGATATTCGTAAACCATAAGGGAATTCCTCCGGCAAAATAAGGTTCAGTAAGGGCTTTGATTGCAATAGCCAGGCCGGTCACTCCACCTGTCACAAGATCTTGCTTCTCAAAAAACAAATTTATGGCACAAGCTAAAAGAGTCGTTCCAACAATAATAAGTAAATAATCCGTTATAACCTTTTGTTTCTGCGATTGCCCCATGTTTTCCCTTCTCCTTGATCATGTTTTGAATTTACTTGTTTTTATTTTTAGCGGAAAGTTTCACTACCTCCCATGCAAATACAGGAAGCTGAAGCATCCTTTTTGCCCTTGTAGGCTGAGTAATCAAACGGTAAAACCATTCTAAACCCAGTTTTTGAAATGCAACAGGTGCTCTTTTAACCTTTCCTGCCATAACATCAAAACTTCCTCCGACACCTATACATACTTTAACAGGAAGAACTCCTCTATTTTTTTCTATCCATTTTTCCTGCTTGGGTGCACCTAAGCCCACTAACAGAAGATCTGGTTTCGCTGCCTGAATTCTTTGAATCACTGCTTCTTCCTCAGATTCTTTGAAATAACCATGGTCCGTTCCTGTAATTTTTAATCCTTTATATTTTTTCTGCATGACTTTGGCGGCTTCCTCTGATACCCCAGGAGCTCCTCCTAAAAAGTATACCGTATAGTCCGTAGTTGCCATATGAGCAAACAAGTTCTGAACCAAATCATACCCTGCTACTCTTTCGGGAAGCTTTGGTCCTTTGAGCAGCCTTGACGCCAATACCACGCCAATTCCGTCCGGTACAATGAGTGAAGCATGATAAAGAGCATCCATTAATGCTTTATCTTTTTGTGCTGCCATAATGATTTCCGGATTCGGCGTATAAACAGAATGACATTCTGTAGTTTCAAAAAAACTAAATACCCTGGATACAGCCTGTTCCATTGTAATGACATCAATAGGAACATCCATTATATTGATTTTACTTTCTGTAGCTTTTACCCCATTCTCAGACAATCTCCCCACTCCTTATGACTCTTGATTCTTTGTGAAATTTTCTGCTCGTAATAAATATATACTTCTGTGCTTACAATACTTACAAAATACTGTTTTTTATAACTTCTACAGCCATATTTCTTTGTTCCAGCAATTGATTTCTTCTGGTTTTTATGGTTTCTTTCATTTCATCCAGATGGTTCAATGTCGATTCTAAATAATGAATTGCTTTATCTTGATCCAGTTCATAAATGTCTATCACTTTTCCAGCTTCCATAGCTTCTACAAAGCTTTTTACCTTTGGGTCATAGGATATTCCCATATAAGGAACACCTGCAGCCGCTGCCATAATAAGAGAATGCAGCCGCATGCCCAACACATAATCCAAAGTAGCCGTAAAGTCTAAGATACTTTGTGGATCGTGCTCTCCATCATATACCACAGAACCGGGTAAAGAAGCACATATTTTTTGGGAAAGCTCCACATCCTCCGGATCATGCATAGGAATGAATATGATTTCCCATCCTTTTTGATCAAACCAATTGAGTATGCCTTTTATTTTATCAAAAAAATGTTCTTCTACCTTCCATGGTCTTAAATATACCCCGAGGCGTTTTTTAGTATCTTTTTGCCTTTCTTTAGGATTAAGCTTTAAAACAGGGTCTGCTACAACTTCAATTTCTCTTTTTACCCCCATTTTTATAAGCTCTTCTTTTGACTGCTGATCCCGTACAGAAATATAGTCCACTTTATTGGCAATCCATCCAATCAAAAGCCGATTGAATTTCATGTTGACAGGGCCAATTCCCTGTGCATAAAAGATAACTTTTTTGCGGAAAAACTTTGCAATCATTACAATAGAAAGATAATACACGATACTCTTCCAGCCTGTTACATCCTGAAGAAGGCTCCCTCCTCCGCTGATTAACACATCAGCGTTTTTAATAGCGGCTATAATCTCTTTATACTTCCACCTGTTCACAGCCTCTACATGATATGTAGAGGCTGTTTCATGAGGCTTATTGGATAGCACAGTAATTTTAACATGCTCTCCAACTTCTTCTTTTAATGTTTTTATGATCGAATACAGGACTGCTTCATCCCCTGCATTGTCAAATCCGTAATATCCTGATACAACTATACTTCCCATAGATTCCATCGTCTCCCCA
This is a stretch of genomic DNA from Defluviitalea raffinosedens. It encodes these proteins:
- a CDS encoding ABC transporter ATP-binding protein — protein: MAELKLKNVTKKYPNGFVAVKDFNLDIADKEFIIFVGPSGCGKSTTLRMIAGLEEISSGELWIGDKLCNDVAPKDRDIAMVFQNYALYPHMTVYDNMAFGLKLRKTPKDEIDKRVREAAKILDIDHLLDRRPKALSGGQRQRVAMGRAIVREPKVFLMDEPLSNLDAKLRVQMRTEISKLHQRLQTTFIYVTHDQTEAMTLGTRIVVMKDGIIQQVDSPSNLYSKPNNLFVAGFIGSPQMNFIDTKVVKRGDDIILTFGDEEIKLPQEKAKKLIEGGYEGKEVIMGIRPEDLHDEPAFLEVSPDSIITCDIEVTEMLGAEVFLYMVCQGQNLTARVDPRCQAKPGDKFKIALDVNRIHVFDKETEQTITN
- a CDS encoding YitT family protein is translated as MGQSQKQKVITDYLLIIVGTTLLACAINLFFEKQDLVTGGVTGLAIAIKALTEPYFAGGIPLWFTNIALNIPLFLIGTMLRGKMFGAKTLFATFYLSFALYYTKFLPEIPADILLSSLFGGVLAGIGIGFVFIASATTGGTDLAASIIQHYFKHLPVGRMMMALDAVIITMGVFIFGPVKAMYAIISVYISGKVLDNMLEGINFSKAAFIISDKAEVIADEIMKKMDRGITGLNGRGMYTKQEKEILFCVVSKKEIFQLKEIVKNEDPKAFVIVGDVREVLGEGFIEY
- a CDS encoding WecB/TagA/CpsF family glycosyltransferase translates to MSENGVKATESKINIMDVPIDVITMEQAVSRVFSFFETTECHSVYTPNPEIIMAAQKDKALMDALYHASLIVPDGIGVVLASRLLKGPKLPERVAGYDLVQNLFAHMATTDYTVYFLGGAPGVSEEAAKVMQKKYKGLKITGTDHGYFKESEEEAVIQRIQAAKPDLLLVGLGAPKQEKWIEKNRGVLPVKVCIGVGGSFDVMAGKVKRAPVAFQKLGLEWFYRLITQPTRAKRMLQLPVFAWEVVKLSAKNKNK
- the csaB gene encoding polysaccharide pyruvyl transferase CsaB, with protein sequence MGSIVVSGYYGFDNAGDEAVLYSIIKTLKEEVGEHVKITVLSNKPHETASTYHVEAVNRWKYKEIIAAIKNADVLISGGGSLLQDVTGWKSIVYYLSIVMIAKFFRKKVIFYAQGIGPVNMKFNRLLIGWIANKVDYISVRDQQSKEELIKMGVKREIEVVADPVLKLNPKERQKDTKKRLGVYLRPWKVEEHFFDKIKGILNWFDQKGWEIIFIPMHDPEDVELSQKICASLPGSVVYDGEHDPQSILDFTATLDYVLGMRLHSLIMAAAAGVPYMGISYDPKVKSFVEAMEAGKVIDIYELDQDKAIHYLESTLNHLDEMKETIKTRRNQLLEQRNMAVEVIKNSIL